ATTTACGACTGACGCCCAGCTTGCGGGCCAGCTCGGTCTCAGTCATGTGGTCCTGATGTTCCAGAACGAAGTGCTGAAAGTAATCCTCAAGCGATAGATCTTCAGTCGGCTCGTGTGCGGTGGAGCTGGCAGACGATTGCTGTGGTGCCAGGCCGATGAACTCATCGACGTCAATGTCGCTCAGCTCGATGTCGATCCCCAACAGATCTGCGGAAATTTCCGGGCTCTCGCACAGAATCACCGCGCGCTCGACAGCGTTCTCAAGTTCACGCACGTTCCCTGGCCAGGAGTAGTGACGGATTGCCTGCTCGGCATCTGGTGCAAACCGCAAATCAGTGCGGCCGACCTTCGCGCTCTGTCTGGCAAGAAACGCGTGGGCAATCTCGTTCACGTCCGGGCCGCGCTCACGCAAGGCCGGAAGCTTGAGGGCAATAACATGCAAGCGGTAATAAAGGTCTTCACGGAACTGGCCAATCTTGGCAAGTCCTTTAAGGTCCCTGTGAGTGGCTGCGATAAGGCGCACGTCGACCTTTTGCGACTGCACCGAACCTACGCGGCGTATTTCGCCTTCCTGAAGCACGCGCAGCAGTCGGGCTTGAGCTTCAAGAGGCAACTCACCGATTTCATCAAGAAACAGGGTGCCACCGTCCGCCGCTTCGACCAGACCCGCACGGCCAGCGCTGGCACCGGTGAAGGCACCTTTTTCATGGCCGAACAGTTCGGATTCAATCAGGGTTTCAGGGATTGCCGCGCAGTTGACCGATATCATCGGCGCCTTGGCACGGCGGGAAAGGTTGTGCAGGGCGCGGGCGACCAGTTCTTTGCCCGTACCGGATTCGCCCTGAATCAGGACGTTTGAGTCGGTTGGTGCGACTTTGCGGATCTTGCTGTAAAGATCCTGCATCGGTGGGCATGACCCGATAATGCCGATTTCGCCGTTGCTGTTGTCAGCGCCGGATTTGTCGCCGCCGGGCAATTTTGCGGTGGCAGCACGTTCGGCCTGCATGCTCACGACGGTCTGACGATCACGAAGGATCCTGGAGACCGCTTGCAGCATTTCGTCATGGTCGAAGGGTTTGGCGATGTAATCCACAGCGCCCATTTTCATCGAGTCGACGGCTGATCTCAGACTGGCATAACTGGTCATGATCAGCACCGGTTTGCCTTGGCCAAGCTTGATCAGCTCGGTGCCGGGCGCTCCGGGAAGGCGCAGATCGCTGACGATAAGGTCGAACGAGGGAATGCTGAACCGCTCCTGTGCCTCTTGCACCGAGCCAGCTTCGCTGACCTGGTATTGATTGCGTTCCAGCAGGCGACGCAGGGCGGAGCGGATGATGGTTTCGTCTTCGACGATCAAAATATGGGGCATTGATTCGATTCTCTCGACGGTCTCAGTTCACGGCGGACGTCGCTTCGACATGTCGCGGTAAGGTCACCCGGATACGGGTTCCGCGCTGGTGCTCGGGGTCAGCCGGGCTGTCGATGGTGATTTGTCCATAATGCTCTTCAACGATGGAATAGACCAGCGCAAGGCCCAGCCCTGTCCCTTCCCCCGGATCCTTGGTGGTGAAGAACGGTTCGAACAAGCGGTCCATGATTGCTTTCGGAATTCCTGTGCCTTCATCTTCGACGATCAAATCGACCGTGTGTTCGCTGACTTCGCTTTTCACCCGCACCGCGCTGCCTGCGGGGGAGGCGTCACGAGCGTTGGACAGCAGATTGATCAGAACCTGAGCCAGCCGTTGCGGATCGCCATCGACCCAATGCTCGGGGTTGCACAGGTTATAGAACTGCACTTCGAAGTTGCGTCGGTTCAGCGCGAGCAGACCAATGGCATCCTGAGCGACCTCGGCCAGACAAACCGCCTCGTCGCTGTGTTGATGGCCGCCGGCATGGGCAAAGCTCATCAGCGACTGAACGATGCGCGAAACGCGTTTGGTCTGTTCGATGATCTGGCTGCTGATTTCAGTCAGCTCGCTGTCGTCTTCGCGCTCTTCGCGCAGGTTTTGCGCCAGACAGGCGATGCCGGTAATGGGGTTGCCGATCTCGTGCGCAACCCCTGCCGCCAGCCTGCCGATGCTTGCCAGCCGTTCGGAATGCACCAGTTTGTCTTCGAGCATCTGGGTGTCGGTCAAGTCTTCGACCAGCAACACCAGGCCACTATTGCCCGGTGCAAGAGGCTCATCGATGGCGGCTTTGTGCAGGTTCAGCCAGCGCGTCTGTCCATCCAGCCCCAGGCGTTGTTTGTGTAAATGCTCGTCGGGCAGATTGATGAAGCCCAGCAGCAGCTCTTTCCATGGATCGGCGATGGTCTCCAGCCGTGACCCCACGACTCGCTGTGCTCCGATCCCGGTGAGTTCTTCCATGGCCTTGTTCCACATCAGGATCTCCTGATCCTTGGCCAGCGAGCAGACGCCCATCGGCAGTTCTTGAAGCGTCTGGCGGTGGTAGCGACGCAGCGCATCGAGCTCGGCGGCAAGCCCTGTCAGCCGCGAGTGGTAATCCTCAAGACGGCTTTCGATGAAGTGGATGTCTTCGGTGACGTAGTTTTCACTGCCGGACTTATATGGCAGGAAGGTTTCGACCATGTCCTGGGCAACGCTTGGCCCCATCAGCCCGGAGAGGTTGGCCTCGATGCGGTCCCGCAAACGGCGCAGCGCGTAAGGGCGGCGCTCGTCGAACGGCAGGTACAAATCACGCAGCGCCTGTTCGACTTCTTTCTGGGCCGCCTTGGCACCCAAGGGTTTTGCCAGTTGCGTGGCGAATTCTTGAGGAGATACCGCGTGCAGCTCGCGACGTTGCGGACGCCTTACGTTGTCTACCGCGCAGGCCTCCGCGGCGCTCGCTTCTTCGGGGCTCGGATTGCTGAACAGTGATATCAGCGTGAACATCAGTACGTTGGCAGCCAGCGATGCGATTGCGGCCATGTGCCAACTGGTGTCGTCCAGCACGTAGATCATGTTGAGCAGGGGAATGTAGAAGCCCTGCAGATTGCCTATCAACGGCAGCAACATGCTGATCAGCCATACCGCCATGCCTGCGAGCAGCCCGGCCATAAAGCCGCGGCGGTTGGCGGCAGGCCAGTACAGGACCGACAGTACGCCGGGCAAAAATTGCAGGGTGGCGACGAACGCGACGATGCCCAGGTTGGCGAGATTCTGTTGCGCGCCAAGCAGCAGATAAAAGCCATAGCCGGCCATGATGATGGCGACGATCAGCGCGCGGCGTGTCCACTTCAGCCAGCGATAAATGTTGCCCTCGGCGGGCGGCTGGTAAAGCGGCAGCACCAAGTGGTTGAGGGCCATGCCGGACAGCGCAAGCGTCGTCACGATGATCAGGCCGCTGGCCGCTGACAGCCCGCCAACGTAAGCCAGAAGCGCCAGGGTCTTGCTATTGGCGGCGATGCCAATGCCGAGAGTGAAATATTCCGGGCTGGTGGTGGCACCCAGCTTGAGTCCGGCCCATAGAATCAGCGGCACTGCCAGGCTCATCAGCAGCAGAAACAACGGCAGACCCCAACTGGCACTGACCAGCGCGCGCGGGTTGAGGTTTTCGGTGAACGTCATGTGGTACATGTGCGGCATGACGATTGCCGAGGCGAAGAACACCAGCAGCAGCGTGCGCCAAGGGCCTTCCTGCAATGGCGTATGCAGCGCAGCGAGGGCGCTCTGGTTTTGCAGCAGCCATTGCTCCAGTTGCTGCGGGCCGTCGAATACGCCGTACAGCGCATAGAGGCCGATACCGCCAATGGCGATCAGTTTGATGACTGATTCAAACGCGATCGCGAACACCAGGCCTTCGTGTTTCTCTCGCGTGGCGATATGGCGGGAGCCGAAGAAAATGGTGAATAAGGTGATCAGGGCGCAGAAGGCTAGTGCGACACGGTTCTGTACGGGCTCGCGCGTCAGAATGCCGATGGAGTCGGCGACGGCCTGGATCTGTAACGCCAGCAGCGGCAGTACGCCGATCAGCATGAAGATCGTGGTCAGCGCCCCGGCCCACGTGCTGCGAAATCGGAAGGCAAACAGGTCGGCCAGAGAGGACAACTGATAGGTGCGGGTTATTTTCAGGATCGGGTAAAGCAGCACGGGTGCCAGCAAGAATGCGCCCGATACACCGAGGTAGCTGGACAGAAACCCGTAGCCATATTCATACGCCAGGCCAACGGTGCCGTAAAAAGCCCACGCGCTGGCATAAACGCCCAGCGATAACGTGTAGGTCAGCGGATGACGGATGATCCAGCGCGGAATCAGCCCGCGCTCACTGATCCAGGCAACGCTGAACAGCACCATCAGGTACGCGGCGCTGATCAGAATCATCTGGGTCAGGCTAAAGCTCATCGGCATCTCGTTGGCTCTGCAGGATAAACGTCACGACAATGAGGATCAGCCACAGCATGTACGGCCTGTACCAGGCGCCCGTTGCATCGATCCACCAGTCCATGATCGCCGGGGAAAAGAGATAGATACCTACCACCAGAAGCAGGACCAATCGGTATATGTACATTTGGCCTCCTACAGTGAATGACGCGGACTAAGCAGCGCAGGAGCGGCATGGTAACGGATGCCGTTAAGGCTGCAAGTGGCGTTTCGGCCACCGTTGCTACGCAGTGTGGGGCAAGCGCTCTGGATCAGTCTATTCGAGCTTCTTCAAGGGTGCCGACGCTGGGGATGGATTCTGAATTCCAGTGCGCGACGCCCCAACTCAATACCTCGGTTGCGTTGGCTGATTTCAGCTCGTCGGGTGCAGGCTGGCCCAGCGCTCGCAGTGCCCGAAGCAGCAAGGCATTGGCCTGATCGGCGGGCAGCGGTGGGGAGCGGTAGGACTTTCCGAGCTTGTGACCATCGGGCTGGGTAATCAGCGGGACATGCAGGTAGCGCGGTTGCGGCAGGCCGAGCAGTTCTTGCAGGTACAACTGGCGGGGTGTGGAGTCGAGCAGATCGGCGCCGCGCACTATATCCGTCACGCCTTGCCAGGCGTCATCCAGCACCACGGCCAGTTGGTAGGCGTAAAGACCATCACGACGACGGATGATGAAATCGCCCACCTCGCGTCCCAAGTGTTGGTCGAACTGACCCTGAACGCGGTCGGTGAAACGGTACTCCAGCTCAGGCACGCGAATCCGTATCGCGGCATTCTCCGGGGAGTGGCCCGCGTCACGACAAAAGCCTGGGTAAACGCCGCAGAACTCTTCCAGTTGTTTGCGAGAGCAGGTGCAGGCGTAGGCGAGGCCGTGGCTGAACCAGCGGTTGATCACCTCTTGGTACGCCTCATGGCGTTCGCTTTGTCTGACCAGTTGCCCGTCCCACTCGAATCCATAGCGTTCGAGGGTGTTGAGAATGGCCGATTGCGCCCCATCGACTTCGCGCGGCGGGTCTAAGTCTTCGATGCGCATCAGCCATTTCCCGCCTGCCGCTCGCGCGTCCAGATAGGACGCCAACGCCGCGACCAATGAGCCGAAGTGCAGATAACCGCTGGGAGTTGGCGCAAAGCGCCCTATATACGAAGGGGATTTCATGGGGGCGGATGCTACAGGAAATGAAAGGGCCAAAAGCGCACTGCTCAGCCTGAAAAAACAAAAGGCGCCGGAGCGCCTTTGTTGTGGGAAAAAGTCAGATTACTTACCGACCTGTTTTTCCTTGATTTCAGCCAGTGTCTTGCAGTCGATGCACAGATCGGCTGTTGGACGGGCTTCCAGACGACGCAGGCCTATCTCGATGCCGCACGACTCGCACCAGCCATAGTCTTCGTCTTCAATCAGCTGCAGCGTTTTGTCGATCTTCTTGATCAGCTTGCGTTCGCGATCACGGGCACGCAGTTCGAGGCTGAATTCTTCTTCCTGACTGGCGCGATCCGCCGGGTCAGGGAAGTTGGCCGCTTCGTCCTTCATGTGGTCGACTGTCCGGTCAACTTCCTGCATCAAGTCATGCTTCCACTTGTTGAGGATCTTGGTGAAATGCGCGCGCATGGGCTTGCCCATGTATTCCTCACCCTTCGATGCAACGTAGGGTTCGAAACCACTGATCAGTTGACTGCTTTTTTGCTTTTCTTGGGTGGGCATGAAGGGACCGCCTCTCACTCATCTATCCATTGCGCAGGGTTTGGTTCCATCGCCGACACCTGCCGGCCCTGCGGCTGCAAGCGGGCGAACTTACCAGATCAAATCAGAGCGCGCCACTCCCGGTTGTCGAGCGTGTCTTTACGGCGTGCGTGTGCCTATGACACCGCCATGAGCGCGTCGGCTCGAAAACAGTAGAGTGGGGGCGAGTCCAGACTAAATACGGCGCTGGAATTGTGTCTGTGGACGGAATGGTGTCAGCTGGCTATCAATGTTTTTAAACCTGATTCGGGGCGATCGGTTGGGTAGAATCCCGGCATTGCTCCCGCCCTCCTTAAAGGAAGACCAATGCCTCAGCCCTACAGTGCACGCAGCCGCGCGATTGAACCCTTTCATGTGATGGCGCTGCTGGCGCGGGCGAATGAGCTGCAGGCGGCGGGGCATGACGTCATCCATCTGGAGATCGGCGAACCCGACTTCACTACGGCTGAGCCCATCATAAAAGCGGGGCAGGCGGCGCTGGCTGCGGGCAAGACCCGCTACACCGCTGCGCGCGGCCTGCCGGAACTGCGCGAAGCGATTGCGGGGTTTTATGCTCAGCGGTATGGCGTCGATGTTGACCCCGGCCGGATTCTCATCACGCCTGGCGGTTCTGGCGCGCTGCTGCTGGCCGCCAGTTTGCTGGTGGACCCCGGCAAGCATTGGCTCCTCGCGGACCCAGGGTATCCGTGCAATCGTCACTTTTTGCGCTTGGTAGAAGGTGCTGCGCAACTGGTGCCCGTTGGGCCAGAGGCGCGTTATCAATTGACGCCTGAGTTGGTTGCAGGGCATTGGAACGAAGACAGCGTCGGTGCGCTGGTCGCCTCCCCCGCAAACCCAACAGGCACGTTGCTGCATCGCGATGAACTGGCAGCGCTTTCTGCATCGCTCAAAGCTCGTAATGGTCATCTGGTGGTAGACGAGATCTATCATGGCCTGACGTACGGAATTGATGCCTCAAGTGTGCTGGAAGTTGATGACGATGCTTTTGTGCTCAACAGTTTTTCAAAGTATTTCGGCATGACCGGATGGCGTCTCGGGTGGCTGGTGGCGCCAGCCGATGCCGTTGGCGATCTCGAAAAGCTGGCGCAAAACCTTTACATCAGCGCACCCAGCATGGCGCAGAGCGCGGCCTTGGCCTGTTTTGAACCAGAGACGCTTGAGATTCTTGAGGCGCGCCGTGCCGAATTCGGACGTCGCCGGGACTTCCTGCTGCCGGCGCTGCGTGAGCTGGGCTTCTCGATTGCAGTTGAGCCTGAAGGCGCGTTCTATCTTTACGCCGACATCAGCGCGTTTGGCGGCGATGCCTTCGCATTCTGTCGCCACTTTCTGGAAACCGAGCACGTAGCGTTCACCCCGGGGCTTGATTTTGGGCGCTACCAATCAGCTCATCACGTGCGATTCGCTTACACGCAAAGCCTTCCGCGCTTGCAGGAAGCCGTCGAGCGTATTGGCCGTGGTTTGCGGAGCTGGCAAGGCTGATGCGTTTTTCTCCAGAGCTCGAAGAAGGTCGATTGCTGGTTCGCTACAAGCGATTTCTGGCTGATATTGAAACCGCCAGCGGAGAGCGATTGACCATTCACTGCCCCAACACAGGGTCTATGTTCAATTGCATGATGCCTGGCGGGCGCGTGTGGTTCAGTCGATCCAACGACCCCAAGCGCAAGCTGCCAGGGACCTGGGAAATCAGCGAAACACCGCAAGGCCGATTCGCGTGCGTCAACACCGGGCGAGCCAACAGGTTGGTCGAGGAGGCGCTGCTTGCGGGCATCATCACAGAGCTCAACGGCTTCACCTCAATCAAGCGCGAAGTCGCCTACGGGCTGGAAAACAGTCGGGTTGATTTTCGGCTGGATTACCCGGATGGCCCTTTGTTCCTGGAAGTCAAAAGCGTCACGTTGGGCTTTGACGGCTCGGAGGTGGCGGCTTTTCCTGATGCTGTTACTCAGCGCGGAGCCAGGCATTTACGTGAACTGGCCGCTTTGGCCCGGAACGGCGTACGTGCAGTTTTGCTGTACTGCGTCAACCTGACCGGCATTGAGGCAGTACGTCCTGCTGAAGAAGTAGACGCCGCCTACGCCGCTGCACTGCGTGAAGCTGTCGCCGCCGGAGTTGAGGTGCTGGCTTACGGTGTGCAACTAAACCCTGAGGAGGTGCATATCGATCGGCGTCTGGAAGTGCACATCGGGGAGATATCCACGCTCATTCAACGTCCGGTGAGCTGATCCAGAGAGCCTCGGCGTCTTCGTAACAGGCAACGGGGGTGAGGGATTTTCCTTCACAAGGCCCGGCGATGCATTGACCGTCTTCGATCAGAAACAAGGCACCGTGCGTCGCGCACCGGATCAGGCTGGCGCTGGTGTCCAGAAACTGATCGGGAAGCCATTCCAGTGGTACGCCGCGATGCGGGCAGCGGTTTTGATACGCGTAAACCTGCCCGGCGCGCCTCACGACCAACATCTTCATGCCGTCGACTTCAAATCCGCGACTGTGTCCTTCGGGAATATCGCTGCTTTCGCACAGGTATCTCAGATACGTCTCCTGGGCGCGTGATGCGCAACTACAAAAAAAAGTTATCGAATTTTAGGTGATCGCCGAGGGCGTAGTTTCGCAGCTCTTGCGGCGGGGTGGCTGATTAGAAAAAGCCTGGGGCTAACCCCTGAGGTTTTGTTGCTTAACGACCGGACTTTGACGCTCGCATCTTCACTGGCTATCCGTTAAGCGGCTATTTGCAGGAAGTTGCCTTAGGACATTTCCTGCAATGCTGTCGTCTCCTTCTTTTGTAACCGCATGTCCATTCTTGAAGGCGTTGGCTCGTTTAAGGTTCGTCCTTCGATGTACAACCCCTTGGGATGACTGATGACAGGGATAACGGGTAGCGATGAAGAGCTCGCGCAGCGGGCAATCGGGT
The DNA window shown above is from Pseudomonas sp. BSw22131 and carries:
- the gluQRS gene encoding tRNA glutamyl-Q(34) synthetase GluQRS: MKSPSYIGRFAPTPSGYLHFGSLVAALASYLDARAAGGKWLMRIEDLDPPREVDGAQSAILNTLERYGFEWDGQLVRQSERHEAYQEVINRWFSHGLAYACTCSRKQLEEFCGVYPGFCRDAGHSPENAAIRIRVPELEYRFTDRVQGQFDQHLGREVGDFIIRRRDGLYAYQLAVVLDDAWQGVTDIVRGADLLDSTPRQLYLQELLGLPQPRYLHVPLITQPDGHKLGKSYRSPPLPADQANALLLRALRALGQPAPDELKSANATEVLSWGVAHWNSESIPSVGTLEEARID
- a CDS encoding Rieske (2Fe-2S) protein produces the protein MKMLVVRRAGQVYAYQNRCPHRGVPLEWLPDQFLDTSASLIRCATHGALFLIEDGQCIAGPCEGKSLTPVACYEDAEALWISSPDVE
- the dksA gene encoding RNA polymerase-binding protein DksA, whose product is MPTQEKQKSSQLISGFEPYVASKGEEYMGKPMRAHFTKILNKWKHDLMQEVDRTVDHMKDEAANFPDPADRASQEEEFSLELRARDRERKLIKKIDKTLQLIEDEDYGWCESCGIEIGLRRLEARPTADLCIDCKTLAEIKEKQVGK
- a CDS encoding pyridoxal phosphate-dependent aminotransferase, which encodes MPQPYSARSRAIEPFHVMALLARANELQAAGHDVIHLEIGEPDFTTAEPIIKAGQAALAAGKTRYTAARGLPELREAIAGFYAQRYGVDVDPGRILITPGGSGALLLAASLLVDPGKHWLLADPGYPCNRHFLRLVEGAAQLVPVGPEARYQLTPELVAGHWNEDSVGALVASPANPTGTLLHRDELAALSASLKARNGHLVVDEIYHGLTYGIDASSVLEVDDDAFVLNSFSKYFGMTGWRLGWLVAPADAVGDLEKLAQNLYISAPSMAQSAALACFEPETLEILEARRAEFGRRRDFLLPALRELGFSIAVEPEGAFYLYADISAFGGDAFAFCRHFLETEHVAFTPGLDFGRYQSAHHVRFAYTQSLPRLQEAVERIGRGLRSWQG
- a CDS encoding sigma-54-dependent transcriptional regulator — its product is MPHILIVEDETIIRSALRRLLERNQYQVSEAGSVQEAQERFSIPSFDLIVSDLRLPGAPGTELIKLGQGKPVLIMTSYASLRSAVDSMKMGAVDYIAKPFDHDEMLQAVSRILRDRQTVVSMQAERAATAKLPGGDKSGADNSNGEIGIIGSCPPMQDLYSKIRKVAPTDSNVLIQGESGTGKELVARALHNLSRRAKAPMISVNCAAIPETLIESELFGHEKGAFTGASAGRAGLVEAADGGTLFLDEIGELPLEAQARLLRVLQEGEIRRVGSVQSQKVDVRLIAATHRDLKGLAKIGQFREDLYYRLHVIALKLPALRERGPDVNEIAHAFLARQSAKVGRTDLRFAPDAEQAIRHYSWPGNVRELENAVERAVILCESPEISADLLGIDIELSDIDVDEFIGLAPQQSSASSTAHEPTEDLSLEDYFQHFVLEHQDHMTETELARKLGVSRKCLWERRQRLGIPRRKTGVASET
- a CDS encoding sensor histidine kinase — translated: MPMSFSLTQMILISAAYLMVLFSVAWISERGLIPRWIIRHPLTYTLSLGVYASAWAFYGTVGLAYEYGYGFLSSYLGVSGAFLLAPVLLYPILKITRTYQLSSLADLFAFRFRSTWAGALTTIFMLIGVLPLLALQIQAVADSIGILTREPVQNRVALAFCALITLFTIFFGSRHIATREKHEGLVFAIAFESVIKLIAIGGIGLYALYGVFDGPQQLEQWLLQNQSALAALHTPLQEGPWRTLLLVFFASAIVMPHMYHMTFTENLNPRALVSASWGLPLFLLLMSLAVPLILWAGLKLGATTSPEYFTLGIGIAANSKTLALLAYVGGLSAASGLIIVTTLALSGMALNHLVLPLYQPPAEGNIYRWLKWTRRALIVAIIMAGYGFYLLLGAQQNLANLGIVAFVATLQFLPGVLSVLYWPAANRRGFMAGLLAGMAVWLISMLLPLIGNLQGFYIPLLNMIYVLDDTSWHMAAIASLAANVLMFTLISLFSNPSPEEASAAEACAVDNVRRPQRRELHAVSPQEFATQLAKPLGAKAAQKEVEQALRDLYLPFDERRPYALRRLRDRIEANLSGLMGPSVAQDMVETFLPYKSGSENYVTEDIHFIESRLEDYHSRLTGLAAELDALRRYHRQTLQELPMGVCSLAKDQEILMWNKAMEELTGIGAQRVVGSRLETIADPWKELLLGFINLPDEHLHKQRLGLDGQTRWLNLHKAAIDEPLAPGNSGLVLLVEDLTDTQMLEDKLVHSERLASIGRLAAGVAHEIGNPITGIACLAQNLREEREDDSELTEISSQIIEQTKRVSRIVQSLMSFAHAGGHQHSDEAVCLAEVAQDAIGLLALNRRNFEVQFYNLCNPEHWVDGDPQRLAQVLINLLSNARDASPAGSAVRVKSEVSEHTVDLIVEDEGTGIPKAIMDRLFEPFFTTKDPGEGTGLGLALVYSIVEEHYGQITIDSPADPEHQRGTRIRVTLPRHVEATSAVN
- the sfsA gene encoding DNA/RNA nuclease SfsA; the protein is MRFSPELEEGRLLVRYKRFLADIETASGERLTIHCPNTGSMFNCMMPGGRVWFSRSNDPKRKLPGTWEISETPQGRFACVNTGRANRLVEEALLAGIITELNGFTSIKREVAYGLENSRVDFRLDYPDGPLFLEVKSVTLGFDGSEVAAFPDAVTQRGARHLRELAALARNGVRAVLLYCVNLTGIEAVRPAEEVDAAYAAALREAVAAGVEVLAYGVQLNPEEVHIDRRLEVHIGEISTLIQRPVS